A single region of the Acuticoccus sediminis genome encodes:
- a CDS encoding FAD-dependent oxidoreductase, whose product MTVDPTSNAFDIEIDVLVVGAGGCGLVAAIAAEAGGASVAVVEKLTRLAGNTLLSSGSIPGAGTRLQAEAGVEDGPERFVADLLAVSGPHEAEHLTRRLAATSAELVEWLIDEAHVTLTLVGTYRHVGHSVTRLHAPPSRRGADLVADLEREASARGIPVALGQPATSLILRGGRVVGVVTRDAEGRESRIGAGAVILASNGFGGAPDLVAAHCPEARGTTYAGAPGSTGEALAWGLELGAATGNLGAYQGHAGLARRSGALVTWTVIERGGIIVDRNGRRIGDETLGYSAFAGVEAAADAPLYMIYDARIEADVASGQPEFAEIAEMGDAAAGADAADLADAIGVHADALGATLADAANAAAGGEDAFGRTAWGFGPLGAPLRATEITPGLFHTQGGLMIDDDARVLRPDGSAIAGLFAGGGAAAGISGRAGGRGYVSGNGLLSALGLGYIAGRAAARDTAAKRAAE is encoded by the coding sequence ATGACGGTCGACCCAACCTCGAACGCGTTCGACATCGAGATCGACGTCCTCGTCGTCGGTGCCGGCGGCTGCGGCCTCGTCGCCGCGATCGCTGCCGAAGCGGGTGGCGCGAGCGTCGCCGTCGTGGAGAAACTGACCCGCCTCGCCGGCAACACCCTCCTTTCCAGCGGCTCGATCCCCGGCGCGGGCACGCGCCTGCAGGCCGAGGCGGGGGTCGAGGACGGGCCGGAGCGGTTCGTCGCCGATCTCCTCGCGGTCAGCGGCCCGCATGAGGCGGAGCACCTGACCCGCCGCCTCGCCGCGACCTCGGCCGAGCTCGTCGAGTGGCTGATCGACGAGGCCCATGTCACCCTGACCCTCGTCGGCACCTACCGCCACGTCGGCCACAGCGTCACGCGCCTTCATGCGCCTCCCTCGCGGCGCGGCGCCGACCTCGTCGCCGACCTCGAGCGCGAGGCGAGCGCGCGCGGCATCCCCGTGGCGCTAGGCCAGCCCGCGACCTCGCTGATCCTGCGCGGCGGCCGCGTCGTCGGCGTCGTGACGCGCGACGCCGAGGGGCGCGAGAGCCGGATCGGGGCGGGCGCGGTGATCCTCGCCTCCAACGGCTTCGGCGGCGCGCCAGACCTCGTCGCCGCCCACTGTCCGGAAGCGCGCGGCACGACCTACGCCGGCGCGCCCGGCAGCACGGGGGAGGCGCTCGCCTGGGGTCTCGAGCTGGGGGCCGCCACCGGCAACCTCGGAGCCTATCAGGGCCACGCCGGCCTCGCGCGCCGGAGCGGCGCCCTCGTCACCTGGACGGTGATCGAGCGCGGCGGGATCATCGTCGACCGCAACGGCCGGCGCATCGGCGACGAGACGCTCGGCTACTCCGCCTTCGCCGGCGTCGAGGCCGCGGCCGATGCGCCGCTCTACATGATCTACGACGCCCGGATCGAGGCGGACGTCGCCAGCGGCCAGCCCGAATTCGCGGAGATCGCCGAGATGGGCGACGCCGCCGCCGGCGCCGACGCGGCCGATCTCGCGGACGCCATCGGCGTCCACGCCGACGCGCTCGGCGCGACGCTCGCCGATGCGGCGAACGCGGCCGCGGGCGGCGAGGACGCCTTCGGGCGGACCGCGTGGGGCTTCGGCCCGCTCGGCGCGCCGCTCCGCGCGACGGAGATCACCCCGGGCCTCTTCCATACGCAGGGCGGTCTGATGATCGACGACGACGCCCGCGTGCTGCGGCCCGACGGCAGCGCGATCGCCGGCCTCTTCGCCGGCGGCGGGGCCGCGGCGGGGATCAGCGGGCGCGCCGGGGGCAGGGGCTACGTGTCGGGCAACGGCCTCCTTTCGGCGCTCGGCCTCGGCTACATTGCCGGCCGTGCCGCCGCCAGGGACACCGCCGCAAAGCGCGCCGCGGAATGA
- a CDS encoding tripartite tricarboxylate transporter substrate binding protein → MKLKLTGLAAAAVLALGLAPAMAQDFPTRPITIVVPYSPGSTDTMARTLAEGMSKELGQPVVVETKPGAGGTVGAASVAKADPDGYTLLFAVSSVQTVAPHQRELPYDFDSLEPVARVAVGPNMMAARTGAPFSTVEELVEYAKANPGAVSYGSAGTGGATHIAAEAFARAAGVELFHIPFDGVTPAVAATVAGDVDLVLGFASAILPQAEAGKLVALAQLSAERTAVAPDVPTLVESGVDLALPPNTGLWAPAGTPEDVVARIAAAAETAAAGETFQTFAKSGLTAVDYADPAEFAEVLKKEDAFFADLLPTLSVQ, encoded by the coding sequence ATGAAACTGAAACTCACTGGGCTAGCCGCCGCGGCGGTCCTGGCGCTCGGCCTTGCGCCGGCGATGGCGCAGGACTTCCCGACCCGCCCGATCACGATCGTCGTGCCCTATTCCCCGGGCTCGACCGACACGATGGCCCGTACCCTCGCCGAGGGCATGTCCAAGGAGCTTGGCCAGCCGGTGGTCGTCGAGACCAAGCCGGGGGCGGGCGGCACCGTCGGCGCGGCCTCCGTCGCCAAGGCCGACCCGGACGGTTACACGCTGCTGTTCGCGGTCTCCTCGGTGCAGACCGTCGCGCCGCACCAGCGCGAGCTGCCCTACGACTTCGATTCGCTGGAGCCTGTCGCCCGCGTCGCGGTCGGCCCCAACATGATGGCCGCGCGCACCGGCGCCCCGTTCTCCACGGTGGAGGAGCTGGTGGAGTACGCCAAGGCGAACCCGGGCGCCGTGAGCTACGGCTCCGCCGGCACCGGCGGCGCCACCCACATCGCCGCAGAGGCCTTCGCCCGCGCGGCCGGCGTCGAGCTCTTCCACATCCCGTTCGACGGCGTGACCCCGGCGGTCGCGGCCACCGTCGCCGGAGACGTCGACCTCGTCCTCGGCTTCGCCTCGGCGATCCTGCCGCAGGCGGAGGCGGGCAAGCTCGTCGCCCTCGCGCAGCTCAGCGCCGAGCGCACCGCCGTCGCGCCGGACGTCCCGACGCTCGTCGAGAGCGGCGTCGACCTCGCCCTGCCGCCCAACACGGGCCTCTGGGCGCCGGCCGGCACGCCCGAGGACGTCGTCGCCAGGATCGCCGCGGCCGCCGAGACCGCTGCCGCCGGCGAGACGTTCCAGACCTTCGCCAAGAGCGGCCTGACCGCGGTCGACTATGCCGACCCGGCCGAGTTCGCCGAGGTCCTCAAGAAGGAGGACGCGTTCTTCGCCGACCTCCTGCCGACGCTCTCCGTCCAGTAA
- a CDS encoding isocitrate lyase/PEP mutase family protein, with amino-acid sequence MKPTQRLRALLAGDEILVSPGVYDGYSVRLVEKMGFKTACTTGAGLANARMGFEDVGIMGLTDNLDACRMIAGCVSIPVMADADTGYGNPATVWHTTRRFEDAGVAGINIEDQVSPKRCGHMAGKDVIDMREMAKKIEAACNARRDDDFVILARTDAIAVEGLEGALRRARLYEKAGADLIFADAIKGEEQIKALVDAVDIPVSVNMGFGLRSRPTTPLIPIKRLAELGVRRVTLPRMLPAAALKAMETVLALLKETIPTGDVVDRPDLLASIDDIWGLMGFEEFKALEAEFNDIESVDTTVAG; translated from the coding sequence GTGAAACCCACCCAGCGTCTGCGCGCGCTCCTTGCCGGCGACGAGATCCTCGTCTCCCCCGGCGTCTACGACGGCTACAGCGTGCGCCTCGTCGAAAAGATGGGCTTCAAGACCGCCTGCACCACCGGCGCGGGCCTCGCGAACGCGCGCATGGGTTTCGAGGACGTCGGCATCATGGGCCTGACGGACAATCTCGACGCCTGCCGGATGATCGCGGGCTGCGTCTCGATCCCGGTGATGGCGGATGCCGACACCGGCTACGGCAACCCGGCGACCGTGTGGCACACCACGCGGCGGTTCGAGGATGCCGGCGTCGCGGGCATCAACATCGAGGACCAGGTCAGTCCCAAGCGCTGCGGCCACATGGCCGGCAAGGACGTCATCGACATGCGCGAGATGGCGAAGAAGATCGAGGCGGCGTGCAACGCCCGCCGCGACGACGACTTCGTCATCCTCGCCCGCACCGACGCCATCGCCGTCGAGGGCCTCGAGGGCGCGCTCCGCCGCGCCAGGCTCTACGAGAAGGCCGGCGCGGATCTCATCTTCGCAGATGCCATCAAGGGCGAGGAGCAGATCAAGGCGCTGGTCGACGCGGTCGACATCCCCGTCTCGGTCAACATGGGCTTCGGGCTGCGCTCGCGGCCGACGACGCCGCTCATCCCGATCAAGCGCCTCGCCGAGCTCGGCGTGCGCCGCGTGACCCTGCCCCGCATGCTGCCCGCCGCCGCCCTCAAGGCGATGGAGACGGTGCTGGCGCTCCTCAAGGAAACGATCCCGACGGGCGACGTCGTGGACCGCCCCGACCTTCTCGCCTCGATCGACGACATCTGGGGCCTGATGGGGTTCGAGGAGTTCAAGGCGCTGGAGGCCGAGTTCAACGACATCGAGAGTGTCGACACCACGGTCGCGGGCTGA
- a CDS encoding GntR family transcriptional regulator: protein MSGQQRTLVDTVFEGIFQLILSGEIPMGGIVNEVALADRFKVSRGPVREAIKALEGRGLILKEPYFKARVVDLDGQDMVEIFQLRESVEGMSVKLATQVMSDEALTRLLSDFERVGGDGKVLDLHARIARESGNRRIQSLLCDELYYLLRLYRARAGSTPGRHDTASVEHWQILRAMKARDADLAESLMRAHIARATEALQRLRDTPSAAASTGAGDGRRRKDTEA from the coding sequence ATGTCCGGTCAGCAGCGAACCCTCGTCGACACCGTCTTCGAAGGAATTTTCCAACTGATCCTCAGCGGAGAAATTCCCATGGGTGGCATCGTCAACGAGGTCGCCCTGGCGGACCGCTTCAAGGTCAGCCGCGGACCCGTGCGCGAAGCCATCAAGGCGCTCGAGGGCCGAGGCCTCATCCTCAAGGAACCGTACTTCAAGGCCCGCGTCGTCGATCTCGACGGACAGGATATGGTCGAGATCTTCCAGCTGCGCGAGAGCGTCGAGGGAATGAGCGTCAAACTCGCCACCCAGGTGATGAGCGACGAGGCCCTCACCCGCCTCCTCTCCGACTTCGAGCGGGTCGGCGGCGATGGCAAGGTGCTCGACCTCCACGCTCGGATCGCGCGTGAATCGGGCAACCGGCGCATCCAGTCGCTGCTGTGCGACGAACTCTACTACCTCCTGAGGCTCTATCGCGCCCGGGCCGGGTCCACCCCGGGCCGGCACGACACCGCCTCGGTCGAGCACTGGCAGATCCTGCGCGCGATGAAGGCGCGCGACGCGGACCTCGCCGAGTCGCTCATGCGGGCGCACATCGCCCGTGCCACGGAGGCGCTCCAGCGCCTTCGGGACACCCCGTCCGCCGCCGCCTCCACCGGGGCGGGCGACGGCCGCCGAAGAAAGGATACTGAAGCGTGA
- the acnA gene encoding aconitate hydratase AcnA, with product MDERTTHGAAPIPLLTAGAGDAGRFAAVDLPRILVGRGTALPRVLAVVLENLALQALSGADVAAEMAAVRDWTAASPEIAVPLSAARVMLPDSSGLPALMDLAAARDALVAKGRDPRGVEPAVPVTLVVDHSLIVDVAARPDAREHNIAQEYRRNRERYAFFKWAEQAFDRLSVVPPGSGIIHQVHLESIARVVAPVALPAGGEVLASEFVLGCDSHTTMVGGIGMLAWGVGGIDGESAALGLPYFVRIPRVVGVRLTGALPAGSTTTDLVLTITERLRQVGVVGAFVEFTGPGAASLSVPDRATIANMAPEYGATAAFFPIDARTVEYLAQSGRTADHVAVIEAYARATGLWSSAGDPEPEYSETVDVDLGAIVPSVAGPKRPQDRIPLDEVANRFRTALTAPVGPQGFGLAPEALEGSADVALGEGRATLHHGSLLIAAITSCTNTSNPSVMLAAGLLARNAVARGLRVPAHVKTSLAPGSRLVEDYLTDAGLMDPLGVLGFQIVGFGCTTCSGKSGPLAPGVSEAVAGADLVCAAVLSGNRNFEGRIHKSARASYLASPPLVVAYALAGRVDVDLATEPLGTDAEGRPVMLADIWPANEEVAALERQSQRPERFVKSYATLFDGAELWRSLESPAGPTFAWDAASTYIRRPPFIELSDGALADVIEEARALVVAGDSLTTDFVTPSGEILPETQAGQYLIDQGVAPRDFNAVTQRRGNHEFMARVTFANQRMKNQLVPGVEGGVTRLAPGGEVLTIHDAAEALRREGRPAIVLAGKDYGMGSSRDWAAKGPKLLGVKVILAESFERIHRANLIGMGILPLVFMPGESVASLGLTGFETFRFAGLDAATRTGSPVDVEAVAADGGRTVFRARLDVAGHHERGLLREGGIFAAILQSALAADGARTGVAR from the coding sequence ATGGATGAACGCACCACGCATGGCGCTGCCCCCATTCCTCTCCTGACCGCCGGAGCGGGCGACGCCGGCCGCTTCGCCGCCGTGGACCTGCCGCGCATTCTCGTCGGCCGCGGGACCGCCCTGCCGCGGGTGCTCGCCGTCGTCCTCGAGAACCTCGCCCTGCAGGCCCTCTCCGGGGCGGACGTCGCCGCCGAGATGGCGGCGGTGCGCGACTGGACCGCGGCATCACCCGAGATCGCCGTGCCGCTGTCGGCCGCCCGCGTCATGCTGCCGGACTCGAGCGGCCTGCCGGCGCTGATGGACCTTGCCGCCGCGCGCGACGCGCTCGTGGCGAAGGGGCGCGACCCGCGCGGCGTCGAGCCCGCCGTCCCTGTCACGCTGGTGGTGGACCACTCGCTGATCGTCGACGTCGCCGCGCGGCCGGACGCGCGCGAGCACAACATCGCCCAGGAGTACCGGCGCAACCGCGAGCGGTACGCCTTCTTCAAGTGGGCGGAGCAGGCGTTCGACCGGCTGAGCGTCGTGCCGCCCGGCTCGGGCATCATCCACCAGGTGCATCTGGAGAGCATCGCCCGCGTCGTGGCCCCTGTGGCGCTGCCGGCGGGCGGCGAGGTGCTGGCGAGCGAGTTCGTGCTCGGGTGCGACAGCCACACGACGATGGTCGGCGGCATCGGCATGCTGGCCTGGGGCGTCGGGGGCATCGACGGGGAGTCGGCAGCGCTCGGCCTGCCGTACTTCGTGCGCATTCCGCGCGTCGTCGGCGTCCGGCTGACGGGGGCGCTGCCCGCCGGCTCGACGACGACCGACCTCGTGCTGACGATCACCGAACGGCTGCGTCAGGTGGGCGTCGTCGGCGCTTTCGTGGAGTTCACGGGGCCGGGGGCGGCGAGCCTCTCGGTGCCGGACCGCGCCACCATCGCCAACATGGCGCCCGAGTACGGCGCGACCGCCGCCTTCTTCCCCATCGACGCGCGCACGGTCGAGTATCTCGCCCAGTCCGGCCGCACCGCCGACCATGTCGCCGTGATCGAGGCATACGCGCGCGCGACGGGCCTCTGGTCCTCCGCCGGCGATCCCGAGCCCGAGTACAGCGAGACGGTCGACGTCGACCTCGGCGCGATCGTGCCGAGCGTCGCCGGCCCGAAGCGTCCGCAGGACCGGATCCCGCTGGACGAGGTGGCGAACCGCTTCCGCACGGCGCTGACCGCACCGGTCGGCCCGCAGGGGTTCGGTCTGGCGCCCGAGGCGCTGGAGGGCAGCGCCGACGTCGCGCTCGGCGAGGGCAGGGCGACGCTGCACCACGGCAGCCTCCTCATCGCGGCCATCACCTCCTGCACCAACACCTCGAACCCCTCCGTGATGCTGGCGGCGGGACTGCTGGCGCGCAACGCCGTGGCGAGGGGGCTGCGGGTGCCGGCGCACGTGAAGACCTCGCTCGCGCCCGGCTCGCGCCTCGTCGAGGACTACCTCACCGACGCCGGGCTGATGGACCCGCTCGGCGTGCTCGGCTTCCAGATCGTCGGCTTCGGCTGCACCACCTGTTCCGGCAAGTCCGGCCCGCTCGCGCCCGGTGTCTCCGAGGCGGTGGCCGGGGCGGACCTCGTGTGCGCCGCCGTCCTCTCCGGCAACCGCAACTTCGAGGGGCGAATCCACAAGTCGGCGCGCGCGTCCTACCTCGCCTCGCCGCCGCTGGTGGTCGCCTACGCGCTTGCCGGGCGCGTCGACGTCGACCTCGCGACCGAGCCGCTCGGGACCGACGCGGAAGGGCGGCCGGTGATGCTGGCCGACATCTGGCCCGCGAACGAGGAGGTCGCCGCGCTGGAGCGGCAGAGCCAGCGCCCCGAGCGCTTCGTGAAGAGCTACGCGACCCTCTTCGACGGCGCCGAGCTGTGGCGCAGCCTGGAGAGCCCGGCCGGGCCGACCTTCGCGTGGGACGCCGCCTCGACCTACATCCGCCGGCCGCCGTTCATCGAGCTGTCCGACGGGGCGCTCGCCGACGTGATCGAGGAGGCGCGCGCGCTGGTGGTCGCTGGCGACTCGCTGACCACGGACTTCGTCACCCCGTCCGGCGAGATCCTGCCGGAGACGCAGGCGGGGCAGTACCTCATCGACCAGGGCGTCGCGCCGAGGGACTTCAACGCGGTCACCCAGCGCCGCGGCAATCACGAGTTCATGGCCCGCGTCACGTTCGCCAACCAGCGGATGAAGAACCAGCTCGTCCCCGGCGTGGAGGGCGGCGTCACGCGCCTCGCCCCGGGCGGCGAGGTGCTGACGATCCACGACGCGGCGGAGGCGCTGCGCCGCGAGGGCCGGCCGGCGATCGTCCTCGCCGGCAAGGACTACGGAATGGGGTCGAGCCGCGACTGGGCGGCGAAGGGGCCGAAGCTCCTCGGCGTCAAGGTGATCCTGGCGGAGAGCTTCGAGCGCATCCACCGCGCGAACCTCATCGGCATGGGCATCCTGCCGCTGGTCTTCATGCCGGGCGAGAGTGTCGCCTCGCTGGGCCTGACCGGGTTCGAGACGTTCCGCTTCGCCGGTCTCGACGCGGCAACGCGAACGGGCTCTCCTGTCGACGTGGAGGCGGTGGCGGCGGACGGCGGCCGCACGGTCTTCCGCGCGCGGCTCGACGTGGCCGGCCATCATGAGCGCGGCCTCCTGCGCGAAGGCGGCATCTTCGCCGCGATCCTGCAATCGGCGCTCGCAGCGGACGGCGCCAGGACGGGGGTGGCCCGGTGA
- a CDS encoding nuclear transport factor 2 family protein — MSSCEWAANLAVDYLGAMEARDLDAARRLVAPGDLDIVFPGGRRFTRIEEIVANSSGRYRIVKKRITGCTAWESGPRAHVMITGTLYGEWPDGAPFEGIRFCDWFELQDGLIVKQHVWNDAGERLLALGRGTEA; from the coding sequence GTGAGCTCGTGCGAATGGGCCGCGAACCTCGCGGTCGACTATCTCGGCGCGATGGAAGCGCGCGACCTCGACGCCGCCCGCCGCCTCGTCGCCCCGGGCGATCTCGACATCGTCTTTCCCGGCGGCAGGCGGTTCACGCGCATCGAGGAGATCGTCGCCAACTCCTCAGGGCGGTACCGCATCGTGAAGAAGCGCATCACGGGCTGCACCGCCTGGGAGAGCGGGCCGCGCGCCCACGTGATGATCACCGGCACCCTCTATGGCGAGTGGCCGGACGGAGCGCCCTTCGAGGGCATCCGCTTCTGCGACTGGTTCGAGCTCCAGGACGGGCTCATCGTCAAGCAACACGTATGGAACGACGCGGGCGAACGGCTGCTCGCGCTCGGACGAGGGACTGAGGCATGA
- a CDS encoding dihydroorotase has translation MSFDLVLKNGEIVFPGEGVRRGSVGVKGGRIAAILAPDEAAGGARVIDCTDRWVLPGAIDPHTHVGFGAKEADWTTESRTAALGGVTGLMTFWRSEDLDAATGPWREEGLSRSVIDFGFHFGVTARRHVEEFPALAAKFGVTSLKVYLMYKGETGRAKGFTEVDDALLFAALQAGAKVKGGVVGVHCENTEVIPVFREPVKAAGRMDLGAWDDQSPGFLETENVFRVAFFGEKAGCPVNIVHMSAVESLDLVRRMRHPNRPPINVETCVHYLSLTRDSDIGDLGKVNPPLRSQADVDGLWEGVRDGSIQTIGSDHVARKRATKGPDIWRASAGFPGIAQIWPVLVGEGYHKRGIAIETLAATTSRNVAALYNLADKGRIAPGYDADFAIVDPDGTTTVGHTDFPSHSDYSPYEGMSFRGAVTHTVLRGNVIAENGALAPALEGGAGGQYLFRAN, from the coding sequence ATGAGCTTCGATCTGGTTCTGAAGAACGGCGAGATCGTCTTCCCCGGCGAGGGCGTGCGGCGCGGCAGCGTCGGCGTGAAGGGCGGACGGATCGCCGCGATTCTCGCGCCGGACGAGGCGGCCGGGGGCGCCCGCGTCATCGACTGCACCGACCGCTGGGTCCTGCCGGGCGCGATCGACCCGCACACCCACGTCGGCTTCGGCGCCAAGGAGGCGGACTGGACCACCGAGAGCCGCACCGCAGCGCTCGGCGGCGTGACCGGCCTCATGACCTTCTGGCGCTCCGAGGATCTCGACGCCGCGACCGGGCCGTGGCGCGAGGAGGGCCTTTCCCGATCTGTGATCGACTTCGGCTTCCACTTCGGCGTCACCGCGCGGCGCCATGTGGAGGAGTTTCCCGCGCTCGCGGCGAAGTTCGGCGTCACGTCGCTCAAGGTCTACCTGATGTACAAGGGCGAGACCGGCCGGGCGAAGGGCTTCACCGAGGTGGACGACGCGCTGCTGTTCGCGGCGCTCCAGGCGGGCGCGAAGGTGAAGGGCGGCGTCGTCGGCGTCCACTGCGAGAACACCGAGGTGATCCCGGTGTTCCGCGAGCCGGTGAAGGCGGCGGGCCGCATGGACCTCGGCGCCTGGGACGACCAGAGCCCCGGCTTCCTCGAGACCGAGAACGTCTTCCGCGTCGCCTTCTTCGGCGAGAAGGCCGGCTGCCCGGTGAACATCGTCCACATGTCGGCGGTGGAGAGCCTCGACCTCGTGCGGCGGATGCGCCACCCGAACCGCCCGCCGATCAACGTCGAGACGTGCGTCCACTACCTCTCGCTGACGCGCGACAGCGACATCGGCGACCTCGGCAAGGTGAACCCGCCGCTCCGCTCCCAGGCGGACGTCGACGGCCTCTGGGAGGGCGTTCGCGACGGATCGATCCAGACGATCGGCTCGGACCACGTGGCCCGCAAGCGCGCCACCAAGGGACCGGACATCTGGCGCGCATCGGCCGGTTTCCCCGGCATCGCGCAGATCTGGCCGGTGCTGGTGGGCGAGGGCTACCACAAGCGGGGGATCGCCATCGAGACGCTGGCGGCGACCACCAGCCGCAACGTCGCCGCGCTGTACAACCTCGCCGACAAGGGCCGCATCGCCCCGGGCTACGACGCCGACTTCGCGATCGTCGACCCAGACGGGACGACCACCGTCGGCCACACCGATTTCCCGTCCCACTCCGACTATTCCCCCTACGAGGGGATGAGCTTCCGCGGCGCGGTGACCCACACGGTGCTGCGCGGCAACGTCATCGCCGAGAACGGCGCGCTGGCGCCGGCGCTCGAGGGCGGGGCCGGCGGCCAATACCTCTTCCGGGCCAACTGA
- a CDS encoding isochorismatase family protein: protein MTERIWDKFLTDEDKEIYQLAGYGKRGGFGKRPALFIIDVQYNFTGDEPGESQVEGIKKYRTHCGPRGWNAVPHIERLLKLAREKNLPVFYTQSERRADMIDSGVQVGKNHRGTEKSSIEGTHATQTVASLAPQAKDILIGKRKPSAFFGTIFMSHLNFLDVDTLILTGCTTSGCLRATTVDAYSFNFKVVIPEETAFDRFEASHAINLFDLNCKYADVIPTDDVAAYLDGLERREG from the coding sequence ATGACCGAACGCATCTGGGACAAGTTCCTGACCGACGAGGACAAGGAGATCTATCAGCTCGCCGGCTACGGCAAGCGCGGCGGTTTCGGAAAGCGTCCGGCGCTCTTCATCATCGACGTGCAGTACAACTTCACCGGCGACGAGCCGGGCGAGAGCCAGGTCGAAGGCATCAAGAAGTACCGCACCCACTGCGGCCCCCGGGGCTGGAACGCGGTGCCGCACATCGAGCGGCTCCTGAAGCTCGCGCGCGAGAAGAACCTGCCGGTCTTCTACACCCAGTCCGAGCGGCGCGCGGACATGATCGACAGCGGCGTCCAGGTCGGCAAGAACCACCGCGGCACCGAGAAGTCGTCCATCGAAGGCACCCACGCGACGCAGACCGTGGCCTCGCTCGCGCCGCAGGCGAAGGACATCCTGATCGGCAAGCGCAAGCCGTCGGCCTTCTTCGGCACGATCTTCATGAGCCACCTCAACTTCCTCGACGTGGACACGCTGATCCTCACCGGGTGCACGACGTCGGGCTGCCTGCGCGCCACGACGGTCGACGCCTACTCCTTCAACTTCAAGGTCGTGATTCCCGAGGAGACCGCGTTCGACCGCTTCGAGGCGAGCCACGCGATCAACCTCTTCGACCTCAACTGCAAGTACGCCGACGTGATCCCGACCGACGACGTCGCCGCCTACCTCGACGGCCTCGAGCGCCGCGAGGGCTGA